From a single Lentisphaera profundi genomic region:
- the folE gene encoding GTP cyclohydrolase I FolE, translating into MSTLQKNNPTLGLELEEFLKQQGQNTPLKPSSMSDAQKIKKIASHFKEIMETLGLDLSDDSLHDSPNRVAKMYVNELFCGLNPAHFPKCTTIDNKINYDEMVLVRDIKVMSNCEHHFVTIDGFAHVAYIPNGKVLGLSKINRIVNYFSRRPQVQERLNHQIFHALSYILDTQDVAVVIDATHYCVKARGVEDSSSHTYTSKLGGKFKSNPATRSEFLSLLKN; encoded by the coding sequence ATGTCTACATTACAAAAAAACAACCCTACCCTTGGTCTTGAACTCGAAGAATTCCTCAAACAACAAGGCCAAAATACACCCTTGAAGCCTTCAAGCATGAGCGATGCTCAGAAGATTAAAAAAATCGCCTCACACTTCAAGGAGATAATGGAAACACTTGGTTTAGACCTGAGTGACGATAGCCTCCATGATTCCCCCAATCGAGTGGCTAAAATGTATGTAAACGAACTCTTTTGCGGACTCAATCCAGCTCATTTCCCGAAGTGTACCACTATTGATAATAAAATAAATTATGACGAGATGGTACTCGTTCGAGACATAAAAGTCATGTCCAATTGTGAACATCACTTTGTTACCATCGATGGTTTTGCTCATGTCGCTTACATCCCCAATGGAAAAGTACTCGGGCTCAGTAAAATTAATCGTATTGTCAATTACTTTAGTCGACGTCCACAAGTTCAAGAACGTCTGAATCATCAGATTTTCCATGCCTTATCATACATACTCGATACGCAAGATGTTGCCGTAGTGATCGATGCCACACATTATTGTGTGAAAGCTCGCGGTGTTGAAGATAGCTCCTCTCATACTTACACGTCGAAGCTTGGAGGTAAGTTTAAATCTAATCCTGCGACTCGCAGTGAATTCCTTTCTCTTCTTAAAAATTAA
- a CDS encoding LysR family transcriptional regulator, with translation MTLDQLEILEAVVSTGSFRAAADQLGRTQPAISIAVKKLEDELKLQIFVRSHRHTQLTPAGERIFEEARYILKGSQRLKDLSRYLNSENEPVLRLAVDVVSPLNQLLPSLRSFFSMHKQTQLDLSFEVLGGVIEKLEQEKADLVISNLSSTQTKVESLPIWEVEMIPVCAPAYMDLQGNGFIEEVKLRDYTQIVISETSEARSSRQSILDGAHQWYVSSLEIKYELILAGMGWGSMPRDKVADDLAKGKLLSLHSENLNSQNIPFYMFRRQDKLHGPVATALWSHFLDQVELRPETT, from the coding sequence ATGACTTTAGATCAACTAGAAATACTCGAAGCAGTAGTGAGCACCGGTAGCTTCCGCGCAGCGGCAGATCAACTTGGGCGAACTCAGCCGGCAATTAGTATTGCTGTGAAGAAACTCGAAGATGAACTTAAACTACAGATTTTTGTACGCTCTCACCGTCATACTCAACTGACTCCTGCGGGAGAGAGGATTTTTGAAGAGGCTCGCTATATCCTGAAGGGTAGTCAGCGCCTGAAAGACCTTAGTCGTTATTTAAATTCTGAAAACGAGCCAGTCTTACGTCTCGCGGTAGATGTCGTGAGTCCCCTGAATCAATTACTGCCATCATTACGCAGTTTCTTTTCTATGCATAAGCAGACGCAGCTTGATTTGAGTTTTGAAGTTCTCGGTGGGGTGATTGAAAAACTGGAACAAGAAAAAGCTGACTTGGTAATAAGTAATTTAAGTTCTACACAAACAAAAGTAGAAAGTTTACCAATTTGGGAGGTAGAGATGATACCAGTTTGTGCGCCCGCTTATATGGACTTGCAAGGGAATGGTTTTATAGAGGAAGTAAAGCTTCGCGATTACACCCAGATTGTCATTAGTGAAACCTCTGAGGCGCGTAGTTCTCGACAAAGTATTTTAGATGGAGCTCATCAGTGGTATGTATCGAGCTTGGAAATTAAGTATGAACTAATTCTAGCGGGAATGGGATGGGGTAGTATGCCTCGAGATAAAGTGGCTGATGATCTAGCTAAAGGAAAATTATTATCACTTCATAGCGAGAATCTCAATTCACAAAATATACCTTTTTATATGTTTCGCCGTCAAGATAAGTTACATGGACCTGTGGCGACGGCTCTTTGGAGTCATTTTCTTGATCAAGTTGAACTAAGACCAGAAACCACCTGA
- a CDS encoding NAD(P)/FAD-dependent oxidoreductase, translating into MKKVAIIGTGISGLSAAYKLKDDYDVHLFEAGNYIGGHTNTLEVKENNKTLNIDTGFIVFNDWTYPNFIKLMDELGVESQVSDMSFSVKCEESGLEYNGTSLNTLFAQRRNMLKPSFWKMIKDILNFNKAALLWLEQADVNDATTLGQYIEPYGDLFRDKYILPMTAAIWSAGRESSLNFPLRFYLNFFKNHGFLSVDERPVWRVIKNGSKAYIPKIIAGFEDKIYLECPVISVKRLKGGVSLSTKRGEEFFDGVIFSCHSDQALKILGDATQEEQDILGAIPYQANEAILHTDQSVLPKRPLAWAAWNYHLTGQVSDLASLTYNMNILQSLDCEKSYNVSLNYDKIDKSKIIRKISYSHPVFTLEGVKAQKRHSEISGVNNTFFAGAYWSYGFHEDGAMSGLKAAEQLRGIL; encoded by the coding sequence ATGAAAAAAGTTGCCATTATTGGAACGGGTATCTCGGGACTGAGTGCGGCCTACAAGTTGAAAGATGATTACGATGTTCATCTCTTTGAAGCGGGAAATTATATTGGTGGCCATACCAATACTCTTGAGGTAAAAGAAAATAACAAAACTTTAAATATTGATACTGGTTTCATTGTTTTTAACGATTGGACTTATCCCAATTTCATTAAATTGATGGATGAATTAGGCGTTGAATCACAAGTGAGTGACATGAGTTTTTCGGTTAAATGCGAGGAATCGGGCTTAGAGTATAATGGCACATCACTGAATACTTTATTTGCTCAGCGTCGCAATATGCTCAAGCCAAGTTTTTGGAAAATGATTAAGGATATATTGAATTTTAATAAAGCGGCTTTGCTTTGGTTAGAACAGGCAGATGTAAATGATGCTACCACCTTAGGTCAGTATATAGAGCCTTATGGTGATTTGTTTAGAGATAAATATATCTTACCTATGACGGCCGCGATTTGGTCAGCAGGACGAGAAAGTTCTTTAAATTTCCCCTTGCGTTTTTATCTGAATTTCTTTAAGAATCACGGTTTCTTGAGTGTGGATGAGCGCCCTGTTTGGAGGGTTATAAAAAATGGATCAAAAGCTTACATACCTAAAATAATAGCTGGTTTTGAAGATAAAATATATTTGGAATGTCCCGTAATATCTGTAAAAAGACTTAAGGGAGGCGTGAGCTTATCGACCAAACGTGGTGAAGAGTTCTTTGATGGAGTTATTTTTAGCTGCCACAGTGATCAAGCTCTAAAGATTTTAGGAGATGCAACGCAAGAAGAGCAAGATATTCTGGGAGCAATCCCGTACCAAGCGAATGAAGCCATTTTACATACAGATCAAAGCGTTCTCCCTAAGCGTCCTTTAGCATGGGCAGCGTGGAATTATCATCTCACGGGGCAGGTGTCAGATTTGGCTTCTTTAACTTATAATATGAACATCCTTCAAAGTTTAGATTGTGAAAAAAGCTATAATGTGAGCCTAAATTATGATAAGATTGATAAGAGCAAAATTATTCGTAAGATTTCGTATTCTCATCCCGTCTTCACCTTAGAGGGAGTGAAAGCGCAAAAGCGTCATAGTGAAATAAGCGGAGTGAATAATACCTTCTTTGCAGGAGCTTATTGGTCTTACGGTTTTCATGAAGATGGAGCGATGTCTGGACTCAAAGCTGCGGAACAGTTGCGAGGCATATTATGA
- a CDS encoding glutathione S-transferase family protein gives MGLLIDGQWKDQWYDTKSSQGRFVRAESQFRNWVTKDGSPGPSGTGGFKAEAGRYHLYLSYACPWAHRAIIFRKLKGLEDMISISVVHWYMADKGWTFADGEGVIPDAINNADLLHQIYTAADPSYTGRVTVPILWDKKTKTIVNNESSEIIRIFNSAFDEIGALPGDYYPNDLQGEIDTINESIYHNVNNGVYKAGFATTQDSYEDAVQNLFTHLDKLEGDLSKTRYLVGEKITEADWRLFTTLVRFDAVYVGHFKCNIRRLADYPNLWNYTRELYQITGIQDTVFMDHIKKHYYESHATINPTGIVPSGPNINFLEAHNRESIK, from the coding sequence ATGGGTTTATTAATCGACGGTCAATGGAAAGATCAATGGTATGATACAAAATCTTCACAAGGACGTTTTGTACGTGCTGAATCCCAATTTCGTAATTGGGTAACAAAAGACGGCTCTCCTGGCCCCAGTGGTACGGGAGGCTTCAAAGCTGAAGCTGGACGTTATCATCTTTACCTTTCTTACGCTTGTCCCTGGGCTCATAGAGCAATCATCTTTCGCAAACTTAAAGGTCTCGAAGATATGATCTCTATTTCCGTGGTCCATTGGTATATGGCTGATAAAGGTTGGACCTTTGCTGATGGTGAAGGTGTCATTCCTGACGCAATAAATAATGCCGACTTACTCCACCAAATCTACACCGCGGCAGACCCAAGTTATACTGGTCGTGTTACCGTTCCTATCCTCTGGGATAAGAAAACCAAAACCATCGTCAATAATGAGTCGTCAGAAATTATCCGTATTTTCAATAGCGCATTTGACGAGATAGGAGCACTTCCTGGTGATTACTATCCCAATGACTTACAAGGAGAAATCGACACCATAAATGAAAGCATCTATCACAATGTCAATAACGGCGTCTACAAAGCTGGCTTTGCTACCACACAAGACTCCTACGAAGACGCTGTACAGAACTTGTTTACTCACCTCGATAAACTCGAAGGGGACCTTAGTAAAACTCGCTACTTAGTAGGTGAAAAAATAACGGAAGCCGACTGGCGCTTATTCACAACTCTGGTGCGTTTCGATGCCGTTTATGTAGGTCACTTCAAATGTAATATTCGCCGCTTGGCGGATTACCCAAATCTTTGGAACTACACCCGTGAACTCTATCAAATAACAGGCATCCAAGACACCGTCTTTATGGATCATATCAAAAAGCATTATTATGAAAGCCATGCTACGATAAATCCTACAGGCATCGTGCCAAGTGGTCCTAATATTAATTTTCTTGAAGCGCATAATCGCGAGTCGATAAAATAA
- a CDS encoding acyl-CoA desaturase — protein MKAIFTYINTLIDSDALDAKMSDSEKIDFARIFPFILMHLSVFAVFYVGFSWAALLLCIFSYFIRMFAITGFYHRYFSHKTFKAGRGVQFFFAFLGCSSTQRGPLWWAAHHRQHHNHSDKPDDSHSPVQHNFWWSHMGWFLCQKNFPTNKRFVRDWLKFKELELLNRYDWIAPVIYASLIAGFGWICENYFPVLGLSCLQALVWGFFVSTVILYHGTFVINSLSHKFGSRPFKTDDHSRNNPYLAIITLGEGWHNNHHFYPNTIRQGFRPNEFDPTYWILCAMKKVGLVHSFKELPNHIKKQL, from the coding sequence ATGAAAGCCATTTTCACATACATAAACACTTTAATTGATAGTGATGCTCTCGATGCAAAAATGAGTGACTCAGAAAAGATTGATTTTGCACGTATCTTTCCCTTTATACTTATGCATCTCTCGGTCTTTGCCGTCTTTTATGTAGGTTTTTCTTGGGCGGCATTGCTTCTCTGCATATTCTCCTATTTCATTCGCATGTTTGCCATCACCGGATTTTATCACCGTTACTTCTCGCACAAAACTTTCAAAGCAGGACGAGGCGTACAATTCTTTTTTGCATTTCTTGGCTGTTCCAGCACACAGAGAGGACCTCTTTGGTGGGCAGCTCATCATCGCCAGCACCATAATCACTCAGATAAACCCGATGATTCGCATTCACCCGTTCAACACAACTTTTGGTGGAGCCATATGGGTTGGTTCCTCTGTCAGAAGAACTTTCCGACCAATAAGCGTTTTGTTCGTGATTGGCTCAAGTTTAAAGAATTGGAGTTACTCAATCGCTATGACTGGATTGCTCCAGTTATATACGCCTCGCTCATAGCTGGTTTTGGCTGGATTTGTGAAAACTATTTTCCTGTCCTCGGGCTCTCTTGTCTACAAGCCCTTGTTTGGGGTTTCTTTGTCTCAACGGTTATTCTTTACCACGGAACCTTTGTCATTAATTCGCTCTCACACAAATTTGGCTCACGTCCCTTCAAAACTGACGATCACAGCCGCAACAATCCCTATTTGGCAATAATCACCTTAGGCGAAGGCTGGCACAATAATCATCACTTTTACCCCAACACTATTCGCCAAGGTTTTCGACCTAATGAATTTGATCCTACTTATTGGATATTATGTGCCATGAAAAAAGTAGGCTTAGTACACAGTTTCAAAGAATTACCTAATCATATTAAAAAACAACTTTAA
- a CDS encoding flavin reductase family protein, whose amino-acid sequence MSQQLISKDDFQTMEKRYRTNFVNSLSGFKSLCLAGTISTDGMTNLAPISSVVHIGANPVLMGMVMRPDTVTRDTLKNIRETKFWTLNHITADFFKAAHQCAARYPADISEFKATGLSPYYGSISAPYVEQSSIQIGLELKEEITIQANGTHLLIGQVIEVMMPNEIVREDGSLDIEKARSITVSGLDTYHSTSEISRLAYPKA is encoded by the coding sequence ATGTCACAACAGCTTATTAGTAAAGATGATTTCCAAACTATGGAAAAACGATACCGAACCAACTTCGTCAATTCTTTGAGCGGGTTCAAAAGTCTATGCCTTGCAGGCACCATCTCTACTGATGGAATGACTAATTTAGCGCCCATAAGTTCGGTCGTTCATATCGGCGCCAATCCCGTTCTCATGGGCATGGTCATGCGTCCCGACACCGTCACTCGTGATACCCTGAAAAATATTCGTGAGACTAAATTTTGGACTCTTAATCATATTACAGCTGATTTTTTCAAAGCCGCGCATCAATGTGCCGCCCGATACCCTGCAGATATATCTGAATTTAAAGCTACCGGTCTTAGTCCATATTATGGTTCTATTTCAGCTCCCTATGTCGAACAATCCAGTATCCAAATAGGCTTAGAATTAAAAGAAGAAATTACGATTCAAGCTAATGGAACTCACCTCCTTATTGGACAAGTCATTGAAGTCATGATGCCAAATGAGATCGTCCGTGAGGATGGCTCTTTAGACATCGAGAAAGCTCGCAGCATAACAGTGAGTGGCTTAGATACCTATCATAGCACTAGTGAAATTTCACGCCTTGCGTATCCTAAAGCCTAA
- a CDS encoding CIA30 family protein, whose product MKNLINIFSLLILGSLSTMATDKKEAQILIDFSTVKIADWSAVNDGVMGGISSGSFSTKDNKGIFSGSLSLENNGGFASIRHQLKTNPMKTSSHIHLRIKGDGRTYQFRVRASNKFDGISYKYDFATVANQWLDISIPIADMKSTFRGRHMPSYTAPKAQDIQQISFLLADKKPGSFKLLIESISHL is encoded by the coding sequence ATGAAAAATCTTATTAACATTTTTAGTTTACTTATTTTAGGATCCCTCAGCACCATGGCTACAGATAAAAAAGAAGCTCAGATACTCATTGATTTCAGTACAGTTAAAATTGCCGATTGGTCGGCAGTTAATGATGGTGTCATGGGTGGCATATCTTCTGGTAGCTTTAGCACCAAAGATAACAAAGGAATTTTTAGTGGTTCACTTTCACTCGAAAATAATGGTGGCTTTGCATCTATCCGTCATCAACTTAAAACGAATCCTATGAAGACCAGCTCTCATATTCATCTTCGTATTAAAGGGGATGGTCGAACTTATCAGTTTCGCGTACGTGCAAGTAATAAATTTGATGGTATTTCCTATAAGTATGATTTTGCGACTGTGGCTAATCAGTGGCTAGACATTTCGATTCCTATTGCGGACATGAAATCTACATTTCGAGGACGTCACATGCCTTCTTACACAGCACCTAAAGCTCAAGATATACAGCAGATTTCTTTCTTATTGGCTGATAAAAAACCAGGCTCTTTCAAATTATTGATAGAATCAATTTCTCACTTATAA
- a CDS encoding MAPEG family protein produces the protein MTIGYSSILIYLLISYAFVAYAKFARAGYDNQQPRIYLNSLSGKAQRAHWAHQNSLEAMAPFCAGVIIAHLVGLNQVYLDTAALTFCGLRLLYGYFYIQNLSKLRSLAWALALILNIYLLSGGFWS, from the coding sequence ATGACTATCGGCTACAGCTCCATCCTCATTTACTTGCTCATCAGCTATGCTTTTGTTGCTTATGCAAAGTTTGCTCGAGCTGGCTATGATAATCAACAACCGCGAATTTATTTAAATTCACTTAGCGGTAAAGCACAACGGGCTCATTGGGCGCATCAAAATTCTCTTGAAGCTATGGCTCCTTTCTGCGCGGGAGTGATCATTGCACACTTAGTCGGTTTAAATCAAGTTTATCTTGATACGGCGGCTCTCACTTTTTGTGGTCTTCGCCTACTCTATGGATATTTTTACATTCAAAATCTATCTAAGTTACGAAGTCTAGCCTGGGCTTTAGCCCTAATTTTGAATATATATCTTTTATCAGGTGGTTTCTGGTCTTAG
- a CDS encoding DUF2878 domain-containing protein produces the protein MPSKSHKIFNALLYQVGWFACMIIANPIYGAIAMLVMIALHLSFVKERVKEFVFIIVAASMGYGLDIALSKMAYLDLTIKTSGTYYLLILWILFSTTLRSSMSVVLTKRKWAVLLGLSAPWAYWVGQNLGRVHYTEPFILSMSLHALLWALLMCFLYYFNDKLFGHHEKL, from the coding sequence ATGCCGTCTAAATCCCATAAGATATTTAACGCCTTGCTCTATCAAGTGGGATGGTTTGCCTGTATGATAATTGCCAATCCGATATACGGTGCAATTGCTATGCTTGTGATGATAGCTCTACATCTATCTTTTGTAAAAGAGCGTGTGAAGGAATTTGTTTTTATTATTGTTGCAGCAAGCATGGGCTACGGGCTTGATATAGCTTTGTCGAAAATGGCTTATCTCGATCTTACAATAAAAACCAGTGGAACTTATTATTTACTTATATTATGGATATTATTCTCTACGACTTTGCGTTCATCCATGAGTGTGGTTTTAACAAAGAGGAAATGGGCTGTTTTACTTGGCTTAAGTGCTCCATGGGCTTATTGGGTTGGACAAAATTTAGGAAGAGTTCATTATACCGAACCCTTTATTTTATCAATGTCGCTTCATGCTTTATTATGGGCACTATTGATGTGTTTTTTATACTACTTTAACGACAAATTGTTTGGACATCATGAAAAGCTTTAG
- a CDS encoding SAM-dependent methyltransferase gives MSGIKLETEKFALGKSISLPNSLARKFFFKFAEKLRFGELHIIEDGERHIFGEKTDLCAEIKIHSKDVYADLILGGSLAAGESYMKGDWDSDDLSQFISLFARNMELVNSMDGGLAKIASPILRGAHWLNRNTRSGSKKNIEAHYDLGNDFFKTFLDETMMYSAAIFPNEQATLHEGQLNKLKTICERLELSADDHLLEIGTGWGALAIYAAENYACQVTTTTLSKEQFSLATERIKQKNLQDKITVVLKDYRDLEGTYDKLVSVEMVEAVGHEYLPDYFRSCSHLLKPNGLFLMQVITIPDQRYERARKDIDFIKRYIFPGSCIPSVERIMSCVSKETDMRLLDHRDYTKDYSKTLKMWHQNLLHQQQRVIDLTSQEFLRMWRFYFSYCEGGFQEFAIGSAQMVFAKPHNRTQLK, from the coding sequence ATGAGTGGAATCAAACTAGAAACCGAGAAGTTTGCCTTAGGGAAATCAATTTCACTTCCCAATAGCTTAGCCCGTAAATTCTTTTTTAAATTTGCGGAGAAATTACGCTTTGGCGAATTACATATTATTGAAGATGGTGAGCGTCATATTTTTGGAGAAAAAACGGATCTATGTGCAGAGATAAAAATACATAGTAAAGATGTCTACGCTGATTTGATTCTCGGAGGGAGTTTAGCTGCTGGAGAATCCTATATGAAAGGTGATTGGGATAGCGATGATTTAAGTCAGTTTATCAGTCTTTTTGCTCGTAATATGGAGCTAGTTAATAGTATGGATGGTGGGCTCGCTAAGATTGCTAGCCCGATTCTTAGAGGGGCACATTGGTTAAACCGCAATACTCGTAGTGGATCGAAAAAAAATATCGAAGCACATTACGATTTAGGGAATGATTTTTTCAAGACTTTTCTCGATGAAACGATGATGTATAGCGCCGCAATTTTCCCCAATGAGCAAGCGACCTTACATGAAGGGCAGCTCAATAAATTGAAAACAATTTGTGAGCGACTTGAACTGAGTGCGGACGATCATTTACTCGAAATCGGAACGGGTTGGGGAGCTTTGGCCATCTACGCAGCAGAGAACTATGCTTGTCAGGTCACCACCACAACTCTTTCTAAAGAACAATTTAGCTTAGCAACTGAACGTATTAAGCAAAAAAATCTACAGGATAAAATTACCGTTGTCCTCAAAGATTACCGTGATTTAGAAGGGACTTACGATAAGTTGGTTTCTGTAGAAATGGTGGAGGCTGTGGGCCATGAATATCTCCCGGATTATTTTAGATCATGTAGCCATTTATTAAAACCCAATGGTCTCTTTCTGATGCAGGTCATCACTATTCCAGATCAACGTTATGAAAGAGCTCGTAAAGATATTGATTTTATAAAACGTTACATTTTTCCAGGTTCGTGTATTCCTTCCGTTGAACGCATTATGTCCTGTGTTAGTAAAGAAACAGATATGCGTTTATTAGATCATCGTGATTATACTAAGGATTACTCAAAAACCTTGAAAATGTGGCATCAGAATTTACTCCATCAGCAGCAGCGTGTTATTGATCTCACGAGTCAAGAATTCCTCCGCATGTGGCGTTTTTACTTCTCGTATTGTGAGGGTGGTTTTCAAGAGTTTGCGATTGGTTCCGCACAGATGGTTTTTGCTAAACCCCATAATAGAACACAGTTAAAATAG
- a CDS encoding DUF4345 family protein: MKTKIARFSLLMIATIYLCFGIMFFVDPASFSKGLGFVNLSPEALIEIRAIYGGLEVAIGLGIIFLLKKEPITAAYISLISFIGFAGGRIIGVALAGFLGWHHYYLILEITLGLLSWWSLLQFKSRK; this comes from the coding sequence ATGAAGACAAAAATTGCACGATTTTCACTACTTATGATCGCCACCATTTACCTTTGCTTTGGTATTATGTTTTTCGTAGATCCAGCCTCATTCTCTAAGGGCTTAGGTTTTGTGAATCTTTCACCAGAAGCCCTTATTGAGATACGAGCTATCTATGGCGGGCTCGAAGTAGCTATTGGACTTGGTATCATATTTTTACTCAAAAAAGAACCTATAACTGCAGCCTACATCTCATTAATTTCATTTATCGGTTTTGCTGGTGGTAGAATTATTGGAGTTGCCCTTGCTGGCTTTTTGGGCTGGCATCATTACTACCTCATTCTCGAAATCACTCTAGGCCTCCTGTCATGGTGGTCGCTTCTACAATTCAAATCAAGGAAATAA
- a CDS encoding SDR family NAD(P)-dependent oxidoreductase, whose protein sequence is MSTSIKSRVVWLCGASTGIGRALANELLSTEVNLIVSSREINRLNEFMGKAYFLKCDVNNQDDWRRSAQEVEKLFGRVDTFIYNAGDCEYIDVRDLKYDAFERVMKVNFLGMLRGLEYVLPMMRKGNHPHIVGVSSSVDYFPLPTAEAYGASKAALNYMLESLRVDLAPEGIDVSIVKPGFVKTPLTDKNDFPMPFIISAEEAGKRIHKGIQKRSHVIDFPRRFTWMIRLMGLMPSSIRFILSRRFSRR, encoded by the coding sequence ATGAGTACATCAATCAAAAGTCGAGTCGTATGGCTCTGTGGGGCCAGCACCGGAATAGGTCGTGCTCTAGCGAATGAATTGCTCTCGACTGAAGTGAATTTGATAGTTAGCTCTCGTGAAATCAATCGTTTAAATGAATTTATGGGCAAGGCCTACTTTTTAAAATGTGATGTTAATAATCAAGATGATTGGCGAAGAAGTGCCCAAGAAGTCGAGAAGCTTTTCGGCAGGGTAGATACCTTTATATATAATGCGGGTGACTGTGAGTATATTGACGTTCGTGATCTTAAATATGATGCTTTTGAAAGAGTGATGAAAGTTAATTTCCTTGGGATGCTAAGAGGCTTGGAGTATGTATTACCTATGATGCGAAAGGGTAATCATCCACACATTGTAGGTGTGAGTAGCTCGGTAGATTACTTCCCTTTACCCACTGCAGAAGCTTATGGTGCGAGTAAAGCCGCTCTCAATTACATGTTGGAGAGTCTTCGCGTAGATCTAGCACCTGAAGGAATTGATGTAAGCATTGTTAAGCCAGGATTTGTGAAAACACCCTTAACAGATAAGAACGATTTTCCGATGCCCTTTATTATAAGTGCGGAGGAGGCAGGAAAGAGAATTCACAAGGGAATACAAAAACGTTCACATGTGATCGATTTCCCGAGACGTTTTACGTGGATGATACGTTTGATGGGGCTAATGCCGAGTTCAATACGGTTTATATTGAGTAGGAGATTTAGTAGAAGATGA
- a CDS encoding acyl-CoA thioesterase, which translates to MKISSHSKHFTVRLHETDLGAIVHHSNYFHWIEETEYAFFEAIDEPVVGEFDENNKGTGWPRAEMNVKFLRPLRFRDQVRVDLSIKKIRSAGIIYSVEIYKINPSSEELVLKGSYSAICCLYSSDGESNPEAIPIPDRFLNKISTCE; encoded by the coding sequence ATGAAAATTTCTTCTCATTCTAAACACTTTACCGTCCGACTCCACGAAACCGATCTTGGAGCCATTGTTCATCATTCAAATTATTTCCACTGGATCGAAGAAACTGAGTATGCTTTTTTTGAAGCGATTGATGAACCCGTCGTCGGTGAATTTGATGAAAATAATAAAGGTACCGGATGGCCACGCGCAGAGATGAACGTGAAATTTCTCCGACCACTGCGCTTTCGCGATCAAGTCCGCGTTGATCTGAGTATTAAAAAAATTCGCTCCGCAGGCATTATCTATTCAGTTGAAATATACAAGATAAACCCTAGCTCTGAAGAGCTTGTTCTCAAAGGCAGTTATTCTGCTATTTGCTGCCTCTATAGTAGTGATGGTGAAAGCAATCCAGAAGCTATCCCTATCCCCGATCGTTTTTTAAATAAAATCTCAACTTGTGAATAA
- a CDS encoding DUF1365 domain-containing protein: MNAAIFHGKVRHRRLLPKSHEFVYSLFLTWLPEKDLNKKFDFLGLFSSSKFPALIKYKRENYLSPHDISLSEACALRIKNDLGFDYEGEVCLLTNLQYFGFCFNPVSFYYCYDLDNQLVAVVADINNTPWDQRHSYCIDMRKKHQVVKNFDKEFHISPFMPMDIRYRWIFKNPDKNLLIYMQNYRQDNLMFDVCLKLKKQKFSLSKLCQFAVLYPLIPMKIMMGIYWHALRLYLKKIPFYSHPKTGENS, from the coding sequence ATGAATGCGGCAATCTTTCATGGGAAAGTGAGACATCGACGTTTATTGCCGAAGTCGCATGAATTTGTCTATTCATTATTTCTTACTTGGCTTCCCGAAAAAGACCTCAACAAAAAATTTGATTTTTTAGGTTTATTTTCAAGTTCAAAATTCCCCGCCTTGATTAAATATAAGCGTGAGAATTATCTGAGTCCTCACGACATCAGTTTATCAGAAGCCTGTGCGCTTCGCATCAAAAATGATCTGGGTTTCGATTATGAAGGAGAGGTCTGCCTGCTCACTAACTTACAGTATTTTGGTTTCTGTTTTAATCCCGTGAGTTTTTATTATTGCTACGATTTAGATAATCAATTGGTAGCAGTTGTAGCTGATATTAATAATACGCCTTGGGATCAAAGACATAGTTATTGTATTGATATGCGAAAGAAGCATCAAGTCGTTAAAAATTTTGATAAAGAGTTTCATATATCGCCATTTATGCCCATGGATATTCGCTATCGCTGGATCTTTAAGAATCCCGATAAAAACTTATTGATTTATATGCAGAACTATCGCCAAGATAATTTGATGTTTGATGTCTGTCTCAAGCTTAAAAAACAAAAATTTAGTTTATCCAAATTATGTCAATTTGCAGTCTTATATCCACTTATTCCCATGAAAATCATGATGGGGATTTACTGGCACGCGCTACGTCTTTACTTAAAGAAAATACCTTTTTATAGTCATCCAAAAACAGGAGAAAACTCATGA